A single genomic interval of Stieleria maiorica harbors:
- a CDS encoding sigma-70 family RNA polymerase sigma factor, translated as MKATLETTYKASPSTQSDRDRLVLDNIDYVGRILSTMTFFSKNDDHRENLHSAGILGLVQAAASFDPDQGVAFRTFAYPRIRGAIVDELRKQSPVSPRMMRHVGTIKRLCETLEPPITPEQLAQRSSLSIEVVLECLEAMRFIKPDDWNDLSDVVHKTWRTSIDSPEDLAEKEEIGELLAELIEQLPEKERLVMTLYYAEELNLAEIGAAMGLSESRTSRLLAAARFRLKEAIRWKTS; from the coding sequence ATGAAAGCGACGCTCGAAACGACGTACAAGGCATCCCCTTCGACGCAATCCGATCGCGATCGGCTTGTGCTGGACAATATTGATTACGTCGGGCGGATCCTCAGCACGATGACGTTCTTCAGCAAGAACGACGATCATCGGGAAAACCTCCACTCGGCCGGGATCCTGGGGCTCGTGCAAGCCGCCGCCAGTTTTGACCCCGACCAGGGGGTCGCGTTTCGCACCTTCGCCTACCCGCGTATCCGTGGCGCAATCGTTGATGAATTGCGCAAACAATCGCCCGTCTCGCCGCGCATGATGCGGCACGTCGGCACGATCAAACGGCTGTGCGAGACACTCGAGCCCCCGATCACCCCCGAACAACTTGCCCAGCGATCCAGCCTGTCGATCGAAGTCGTGCTGGAATGCCTGGAAGCGATGCGGTTCATCAAGCCCGATGACTGGAACGATCTTTCGGACGTAGTTCATAAAACTTGGCGGACCAGTATCGATTCTCCGGAAGATTTGGCCGAAAAAGAAGAAATCGGAGAGCTGCTCGCAGAATTGATTGAGCAATTGCCAGAGAAGGAACGCTTGGTGATGACGCTGTACTACGCCGAAGAGTTGAACCTGGCTGAAATCGGCGCCGCGATGGGGTTGTCCGAATCGCGTACCTCACGCCTGTTGGCTGCAGCACGCTTCCGACTCAAAGAGGCCATTCGATGGAAGACAAGCTAG
- the trhA gene encoding PAQR family membrane homeostasis protein TrhA gives MNAPSPPHGNAPVRPDEEWANALTHGVAALSALLLGGWLVLDALPDNPGLAFACGAYIASVFATFSFSALSHTILKQPLLDTLRAWDQAMIYAMISGTYTPIIYRHAPDAVRVPLLTAIWVAAFAGIAGKLLLRHRVNNVATVSYLLLGWLPAIPLYGNVPSGLGWGMLLGGVLYTLGVIVLLNDSKLKYLHVVWHLFVISAALCHFMAIWWYVVA, from the coding sequence GTGAACGCTCCCTCCCCACCCCATGGAAACGCCCCCGTCCGTCCGGACGAAGAGTGGGCCAACGCGCTCACGCACGGCGTGGCGGCGTTGTCAGCGCTGCTTTTGGGCGGCTGGCTGGTGCTCGATGCGTTGCCCGACAATCCGGGATTGGCGTTTGCGTGCGGGGCGTACATCGCATCAGTGTTTGCGACGTTCTCGTTTTCGGCGCTCTCGCACACGATTCTGAAGCAACCGTTGTTGGACACGCTGCGGGCCTGGGACCAAGCGATGATCTACGCGATGATTTCTGGGACGTACACACCAATCATATATCGCCATGCCCCCGACGCGGTCCGAGTGCCCCTGTTGACCGCGATCTGGGTCGCCGCGTTTGCCGGGATTGCCGGCAAGTTGTTGCTGCGTCACCGGGTCAACAACGTCGCGACGGTCAGCTATCTGTTGCTCGGTTGGTTACCGGCAATCCCGTTGTATGGCAACGTCCCCTCCGGTCTGGGCTGGGGCATGTTACTCGGCGGGGTGCTGTACACGTTGGGCGTGATCGTGTTGCTGAACGATTCCAAGCTCAAGTACCTGCACGTCGTCTGGCACCTGTTCGTCATCTCCGCCGCCCTGTGCCATTTCATGGCGATTTGGTGGTACGTCGTGGCTTAG
- a CDS encoding GxxExxY protein, with protein sequence MEFDGRSHRVIGCAIEFHRALGPGLLGSASEQCLAHEFTRSGIPFNLQHPQPVRAFGAFPRICGQDAAASNSMVSG encoded by the coding sequence ATGGAATTCGATGGCCGATCACATCGCGTCATTGGATGTGCGATTGAATTTCATCGTGCGTTGGGGCCAGGGCTACTTGGATCGGCATCTGAACAGTGCCTCGCTCACGAGTTCACACGCAGCGGTATTCCATTCAATCTTCAACATCCGCAGCCGGTTCGCGCATTTGGTGCCTTCCCACGAATCTGTGGCCAAGACGCGGCGGCTAGCAATTCCATGGTGTCCGGTTGA